One Solirubrobacterales bacterium genomic region harbors:
- a CDS encoding GGDEF domain-containing protein, with protein MKETIKTAVSQHAVGESQEAAGAGGQQKVLRLEDAADVNAELAEIGLSSKSGWYASILLYGVGGVVTVTVSLLRPDIVPTGVLYLGICAIILSGLSAVGARFLTNADWATHLRLIGGLLIFLIGAVVAGPLRLAFIMLPLFVLITPTFLYGARFAIPYVTIVTPIAVVATLATPGPGRVAHGVIAGGTLLMVVISFMVAEHRTRSLARANRRLAYTDPLTGIANTRRLRETLAFALSRPFGDGQPFALFAIDLDNFKLVNDQFGHVTGDAVLCAVADALESEVGADDLGAPRR; from the coding sequence ATGAAGGAAACGATCAAGACTGCCGTGAGCCAGCACGCTGTTGGAGAGTCGCAGGAAGCTGCCGGAGCGGGGGGCCAACAGAAGGTCCTTCGCCTCGAGGACGCCGCCGACGTGAACGCCGAACTCGCAGAGATCGGTTTGTCCAGCAAGTCCGGCTGGTACGCGTCGATCCTGCTCTATGGCGTAGGCGGCGTTGTCACGGTCACCGTGAGCTTGCTGCGCCCGGACATCGTTCCGACCGGCGTCCTCTATCTCGGGATTTGCGCGATCATTCTCTCGGGGCTCTCGGCAGTGGGCGCGCGCTTCTTGACCAACGCCGACTGGGCGACGCATTTGCGCTTGATCGGCGGCCTGTTGATCTTCCTGATCGGTGCAGTCGTCGCTGGTCCATTGAGGCTCGCATTCATCATGCTGCCCCTCTTCGTTTTGATCACACCAACATTCTTGTACGGTGCGCGCTTTGCGATCCCGTACGTGACAATCGTCACACCGATCGCCGTAGTGGCCACGCTGGCAACGCCCGGACCTGGTCGCGTTGCGCATGGTGTGATCGCCGGCGGCACTCTGCTGATGGTCGTTATCTCGTTCATGGTCGCCGAGCATCGCACACGCTCGCTGGCCCGCGCGAACCGCCGCCTCGCGTACACGGACCCATTGACCGGCATCGCCAACACGCGCCGCTTGCGCGAGACACTTGCCTTCGCTCTCTCGCGCCCGTTCGGGGACGGACAGCCCTTCGCGCTCTTCGCGATCGATCTTGACAATTTCAAGCTCGTGAACGACCAATTTGGTCACGTGACCGGGGACGCAGTACTCTGCGCCGTCGCGGACGCGCTCGAATCAGAGGTCGGGGCAGACGACCTCGGCGCGCCGCGGCGGTGA